The Verrucomicrobiota bacterium genome includes a region encoding these proteins:
- a CDS encoding DUF2007 domain-containing protein: MFADPITVYRALNIADAELVRARLEAAGFMASVSHELAALSMEGYAQSTGGVRVEVPGDEAEDAREFLAAPPESSQSDS; this comes from the coding sequence ATGTTTGCAGATCCCATTACCGTTTATCGCGCGTTGAATATCGCCGATGCTGAACTGGTCCGCGCCCGCTTGGAGGCGGCGGGTTTTATGGCGTCGGTCAGCCACGAGCTGGCCGCGTTAAGCATGGAAGGCTACGCCCAGAGCACAGGGGGCGTGCGCGTGGAAGTCCCCGGAGACGAAGCCGAGGATGCCCGTGAATTTCTCGCCGCCCCCCCTGAATCCTCTCAATCTGATTCATGA
- a CDS encoding TRAM domain-containing protein yields MSFWAIRILFLLLCISGGVMVSLVREEFIAHWYLGAIIGFGFGGLLIAVDEMLKGFSLRAFSASTFGLLLGFFIAWLVDKSGLFIYVEERLLWLIRLCLFIGFGYLGMVLAMRSNKEDFSLIIPYVRFTRQNELQNLVLLDTSAIVDGRVADLIEHKYVEGIIIVPRFVLRELQQVADSSDAIKRGRGRRGLEMLNRIRRNAVCEVKIHEADFPEEKEVDAKLVLLAKSLNARLYTTDYNLGKVAELQAVKYLNLQELSNLLKTVILPGENFNLRIVREGKDKGQGVGYLNDGTMVVVNQGHSLIGQQVQVQVQSLLQTGAGVIVFADVKSNNPA; encoded by the coding sequence GGATTTTGTTTTTGCTCCTGTGCATCAGCGGGGGCGTCATGGTGAGCTTGGTGCGCGAGGAATTCATCGCGCACTGGTATCTGGGCGCCATAATCGGCTTTGGTTTTGGCGGGCTGTTGATTGCGGTGGATGAGATGCTCAAAGGCTTCTCGTTACGCGCCTTTTCGGCATCCACCTTCGGCCTGCTGCTGGGGTTCTTCATCGCCTGGCTGGTGGACAAGTCCGGCCTGTTCATCTACGTGGAAGAGCGTCTGCTCTGGCTCATCCGCCTGTGCCTGTTCATCGGGTTCGGTTATCTGGGCATGGTTCTGGCCATGCGCAGCAACAAGGAGGATTTCTCCCTGATTATTCCCTATGTGCGCTTCACGCGCCAGAATGAGCTGCAGAACCTGGTGTTGCTGGATACCAGCGCCATCGTGGACGGGCGCGTGGCGGATTTGATCGAGCACAAGTATGTCGAGGGCATTATCATTGTGCCCCGTTTTGTGCTGCGCGAGCTGCAACAAGTAGCGGATTCCAGCGATGCCATCAAACGCGGACGTGGACGCCGCGGCCTCGAAATGCTCAACCGTATTCGCCGCAACGCCGTGTGCGAGGTGAAAATCCACGAGGCGGATTTCCCCGAGGAAAAAGAGGTGGATGCCAAGCTGGTGCTGCTGGCCAAATCGTTGAACGCGCGGCTCTACACCACGGATTATAACCTCGGCAAGGTGGCCGAGTTGCAGGCCGTCAAATACCTCAACCTCCAGGAACTCAGCAATCTGCTGAAGACGGTGATTTTGCCGGGCGAAAATTTCAACTTGCGCATTGTGCGCGAGGGGAAGGACAAAGGCCAAGGCGTCGGGTACTTGAACGACGGCACCATGGTGGTTGTCAACCAAGGGCACTCATTGATTGGCCAGCAGGTGCAGGTGCAGGTGCAAAGCTTGCTGCAAACCGGCGCGGGCGTCATTGTCTTCGCCGATGTCAAGAGCAACAACCCTGCCTGA